Within the Thalassotalea ponticola genome, the region AGTAAGCTAGACAAGTCAGTACTTAGATTGCGTTATGACGAGCTTGACAATGAAATTAAGCGAAAGCAAAAGTCATTGGCTTTGTTAGCTTGTCTGCTAGGCGATAAAACGAGTAAGCCTTGGCATGAAACACTTGCCGAAATAGCACCTGATGCACATATAGACTGGTTAAAAGTTCAGGGGTTTGACGAAAAGCAAGCCCTTCGAGTTAAGTGGTTATCAAAAGATATGAACGAACATGACAAATACATGCAAGACTTTATGAGTGTTTTCGAAACACTTGAGTTTTGGGGCCCCAACAGCGAAGACGACACGACTAAAGCGTTTAATTGGCTCAACCTAAATCCTATGCGAATTTTAGAAGTAGGTTGTGGTAAAGGTAACTCTACCATTGTTATTGCCAAACTATCGAATGCTGAAATCGTGGCAACAGATAATGAGAAATTAGCCCTAGAGCAGTTGGAAGACAAAATAAAATCACATGGCTTAGATAATAGAATCACAACTGAGTGCGTTAGTATGACTGAGCTAAATTTTGCTAAGGGAGCATTTGATGTTATTTGGGCGGAGGCGTCAGCATATGTAATGGGCGTAGAGAATGCACTGTCCAAATGGAAACCTTTGTTAAAAGATGGCGGATTACTCGTCTTCAGCGATTTAGCTTGGTTGACAGACAAGCCGAGCAAAGAGTCTATCAACCACTGGAAAAGTGATTATCCAGACATCCAAACTATTGAAACTCGCAAGTTGCAAATTGCAAAGGCTGGTTATCAACTTGAGCACACATTCACTGTTTCAGAGCAAGCTTGGAAAAACTACTATGAGCCGCTTGAGGAGCGATTGCATAAGGTTGCTGCGATGATGAAAAACTCTCAAGCAATCGCAGATATTCAAAACGAGGTGAACCTTTATAAGTCGCATCTAGGTGAGTTTGGCTATCAGTTTTTTATTGCTAAAAAGCTTTAATTCAAGTCATGCTATGGTTGCTTACTTGTTGTAAGCAACCCAACCAAAGTATTGTATGTGTACCAACAGCGAATTGATGTTGATACAGAACAAATCGCCATTGCTTTTGCAATAGAGCAAACTTCATTGTCGGCTTTTCTATGTTATTGGTATTTTTTTGCTGAGCGCTATGCCGGTGTTGGTCGCATTACATGAGCTAGTACTATGTTTTTTTATGGTTTGTGGTAAATCACAAAAGTAAAAAATATTTTAATATCTTTCAATTGTTTATGTACTTTGCAACTGCTCGTTGACAAAATACCAACTGTAGTTGCTAGTGTGCAACTGCGGTATTCTATACGCTCAAAGCTCAATAAAATTAAAAAGGAAGAATCTTGTGATATTGGCAGAAAAAATCATCAGGTTAAGAAAACAGTTGGGCTGGTCTCAAGAAGAACTTGCAGAAAAAATGAGTGTATCTCGTCAGTCTATTTCAAAGTGGGAAAGTGCTAACAGTATTCCTGATCTTAACAAAATCATTGCACTGGCAAAAATCTTTGATGTATCAACAGACTTTTTATTACTCGATGAAAACGAGGTGTTGCAAAACAATGGGACTGATACAGCACCAGATACCCCCCTTATCAGCCTAGAGCAGGCAAAAGTCTATGTCGAAAGCAAATTGGCGGTATCATCTTCGGTGACTAAGGGGGCTATTTTGTGCTTGTGTAGTGCAATCCCGTTACTGTTCTTGTTGGCGATGGCGCAAGGTCAGCGCCTCAATATCACCACAAGTACGGCGGCAGCCTTTGGCATTTTGGCTTTGTTGGTCATGGTCTCCATTGCCGTGAGTTATTTTATTAAAGCCAATGACTATAAAGCTCAAACAGCTATTATAGATGAGCAACAATTTGACTTGGCCTATGGAGTTCACAGTGTGTTCAGCGAAAAGCTAAATGCATTCAAATCAATTTACCACAAAAAACTTTCTATTGGTGTTGGCCTATTTATTATCAGCCCAATGGCTTTAATATTCGCAGCTGTTTTTAGTCAAGATAACGATATTCTCATTTTAATGCTTATCGTATTAAAACTGTTTATAGCAGCCGGCTTAACACTGGTGATACCTGTGTCTACGCGATTGACAGCGTATCAAAATATTTTGGCAGATATAAAGCTAAAACATGAAAAATCGGAGCGTAATAAGAGAATAGAAAGCTTTGCATCATTTTATTGGCCTTTACTCACTGCTATTTATCTCGGTTGGAGTTTGTGGACAATGGATTGGGGGATCACTTGGATTTTATGGCCTGTTGGATCTGTCCTTTACATTGCACTTGTTGGCTTAATGGATTTACTAATCAAAGATTCGACGAGCTATTAGGCTATCAAGCAAAACAAGCGCATTTAGTTCGGCTAAAAATCAGGTTCAGCGCTAAAACTCAGTACTTGATGGCTGATCGGGTGCTTAATTTGCAAGTACTGGGCGTGTAAATGCAATCTATCGGCGGCATTTCCGTAGTGTTCATCGCCAATAATCGGCATGTTCAAGCCGAGCCTATGAGCACAGTGCACCCTTAATTGGTGAGTGCGACCGGTTTTGGGAAACAGCGACAATCGAGTTCGATTGGCTGTGCGCTCCATTACTTTGTATAGGGTATGAGCTGGTTTCCCGGTGTCAAAGCAGACCATTTGTCTCGGTCTGTCGTTAATGTCTAAGGTCAGCGGTAAGGTGATCTCCCCCTCATCGTTGGTAACGATGCCATCCACGTCGGCAATATAGTTTTTAGTGACCGTGCGGGCGATAAACTGACGTTGCAATCCCTTGTTGGCTTTTGCATTTAATGCGAGCACCATTAACCCCGACGTCGACATATCTAGGCGATGCACAATAAGTGGCCCTGTGGCGTTAGGGAAGCGCTGCTTAATACGGCTATATACGCTGTCCTCTATGGTTTTTCCCGGAACACTTAACAATCCGGATGGTTTGTTTACCACCACGATATCTTGGTCTTGGTAAATAATATCAAGCGCTTTATCTTTGCCAGGGTTTTCCAATAGCGGGTTATCATCTAAGGCCATACCGTCTAACATATGACCTAAAATGGGTTGGCACTTGCTGTAACACGAAGGGTAAAAATGTCGGTGTCGACGTACTTCAGACTTTGGCGACTCGCCCCACCAAAACTCAGCCATCACGACCGGTTTTAACTTATGGTTAAAGGCATACTGCAATAATTTGGGCGCGGCGCAGTCACCCGCTCCGGCAGGTGGTACTTTAAAGGGCGTTTCTTTAAAGATATCATTTAAATCTTTGCGCTGACCGACAATGTTTAAAAATTGGTATTGGGCAAATAACTTGCGCTGTAATTTAGCCGATAATTTACGACGCGTTTTGGCCAGCTGTTTGAGCTGGTTTTCGAGTTCGTCATAATTTTCTTGTGCCTGACTAATTCGTTGTTGCCAATAGATTTTTAAATCTCGAAGCTTTAGTTTGTCAATAACACTCTGCTGACTCAGTTGTACACAAAGTTGCTGATATTGTTGTTCATTTAATTGTTGTTTCGCTTGCTTGCGTTGTAATTTGCGCTGTTGTTTGCGCTCGCTTGCCTGCTGTTTAAACTCGTTAAGGGCGTTGTCAAAGCCGTGTTGTTGTTTTGTTAGCAACTCGGCAAGTTGCTGGCGCAGCGGGTTGTTGCTAAGGGTTTTGTAATCACTGCTTACGTTGTTGATTATTGCCAGGTCGTCTTTAAAGAAGCTGTCTTTGCTGAGCATGTCAAACACCGGTGGCACAAAGCCCCGGATTTGAGTTTGTTCTGCCAGTTTGCCAGAAAATGCCGCCAAAAAGCCCAAGCGATTATCTGGGGTTTGCACCACCAAAACGCCAAACATTTTACCGCTAGCCTGGTCTTTATCATCACTATCGCTTAAGCCAAAGTTGTGTTGCCAGTGTGTTGGTTGCTGTAATTCATGTTGCAATTGTTCGGCCGCCAATAGGGCGAGTGGGTGCGGTTGATAATAAAATGGGAAGGTAAACCGCGTTGGCAGATCATAGGTTGATACATCGCCAGTGAATGGTCTAAAACAATCGGCAGACTCTAACATGAACAAATTGCACTTAAATGATGGGTGAAAGTATTAACTCAATGCCCCGTATTGTATCACTACTGAAGTGATTTACTAATTACTAACCAACATTTACTACCGCCGCTAAAATAACGACAAATTAACCCCCCTATGCCCTGTTAACGCAAATAGACGTGGCTGATGGTTACGACACGTGTTGATCAATTAAAATGACGTTACCATCGGGGTCGGTAATGGCAAAGCTCGCTGGCCCTTGGGCGCTAGTTATATCATTTTTACTAATTTCAATGCCGTTGGCTTGCATTTGCTCACAGAGCTGACGGATGTCGGTAAAGGGGTGCTGCGGTTGAGCATTTTGATCCCAACCGGGGTTAAAGGTGAGTATGTTGTTTTCAAACATTCCGGCAAATAAGCCAATATTGGTTTCACCGTTTTTCATAATTAAAAAATTATGCGACTCGTCGCCAGCGTAAACCGAAAAGCCAAGTTTTTGATAAAAGCGTTTTGACTTTTGTAAGTCACTAACCGCCAAACTAATTGAAAAGCACCCGAGCTGCATTTAATCCTCCATTTTTCTGCGTTTTAACCTCGCACTAGGCGATTGTTTGATTGCTGTTAAGCAAGTATAGACGATGCAAAAATATTATTCCCCACCAGCGCTTGCTAACGCGTTGGACTATGCAATGGCATGGCCTTATACAGTGCGCGCGGGCATTGTCTTTAGAGCTTTTACTCTTGATTTTGAAGTGTTTTATATCGTCCTTATGGACGTATTCTAAAGTGTTTGATGACACTACATTGATGGGGCAATGTACATTAGGACAAGTTTTGGATACGGCATAAGATGACGGTAAGTGACAAGCAAACACGACGGCAGCGAAAGCAAAGAGAACGCTCTGAGCTGAAGTTTGTGTATCCGCTAACCGACCGCGAAGGTGTGCCAAACATGTTGGTGCCGGGCGTGTATATGTTGCGTCTACCTCTGCATATGGGCATATCACATGTGAATGTGTACTTGCTAGAAGACCGCGACGGTTGGTATATCGTTGATACCGGTCTGCCCAATCAGCAAACCAAACAATATTGGCAACAATTAGCCACAGATTTTTTTGTCGACAAACCGGTCAAAGCTATTCTTTGCACCCATTTTCATTACGACCACGCGGGACTTGCGCCATTTTTAAGTGAGTTGTTTTCTGCACCCGTGTCGATGACTTACGGTGAATACTACACCTTGCGCTCATTGGCGGTTGAAGACAGACAACAGCGCGTGGCAAGTCAGGTGGCATTTTTACAACAGCAAGGCTTGCCCACAAACGACGTAAACAAGATTGCCAGTGCGTGTCTTAACGATCCCTTTGTCGAGAATGTACCAAACAGTTTTGATCGCTTGTATCACGGGCAGGTGATTACCATTGGACAACGTCAATGGCAGGTGATGATAGGTCGAGGTCACTCACCGGAACACGCCTGTTTAGTCAGTCTAAGCGATAGCGAAAATCTACTGCTCGCTGGCGATCAATTATTACCAGATATCAGTTCAAATATTTTCGTTGCCGATACCGAACCGAGAGCAAATAGCTTGGCTCTGTGGTTTGACTCCTTGGCATCGTTAGCAACGTTACCCAAGGACACCTTAGTACTGCCCTCACACGGTAACGCCTTTTTAAATTTGCATGCTCGTGTTGATCAGCTTCAACAGCATCACCAACGGATGTTGGCAATAATCATTGCTAATGCGCAAAACCACACGGAGTTTAATGCGTATCAAGCAATGCAATGGTTATTTGGACCGCTTAAGCATGCTATCGATATCATGTTGGCACAAAGTGAGACCCTCGCTCACCTTAACTACCTGTTAGCCAATAATAAATTAAAACAAGTGTTAGCCAGCGGTTCAGCATCAGTTTTGCTGTATGCGACTGCCGACAACAACACAGATCAGGAGAGTTAGCATAATGGTTTTTGCAACATTGTCGTCAATCCAGCAACAATTAACCCAACCCGGTGCACCGTTCGAATTAGCGAAGGATGCGCAAACCCAGTTAACGTATTATAAAAATGCACCTCAAACGTTAGCTCAGATGTTACAAGCTGCGCGACGCGAAGACGATGACATCTTTTTAGTGTATGGTGATGATCGTTGGAGCTTTGCGCGCTTTTATGATGCGGTAGATCGCGTCGCCAGCTATCTGCAAGCACAACACGTGACACCAGGTCAGCGCGTTGCTATTGCCATGCGCAACCGCCCTGAATGGGCTGTATTTTTTGTTGCTAGCGTCTATATCGGCGCAATTCCTGCCCCGTTAAATAGTTTTGGCTTAGGTGATGAGTTATCGGCTGCAATTAACGACATTAACGCGGATGTGCTAGTGTGCGACGATGCGCGTTTAAAGCGTTTGCAAAATACTGAGCAGTGTTTGCCAAGCCAAGTAATTTGTTTATACGGTGATATGGCGGGGGACATTAGCCCTGAGATCAGCCGCCAATTGAGTCGCTCAAATCACGCAAATTCTGACCCTGACACTACAAGCGTTATTGTTGATGCCAACGAAGTGTTGCACTACGCGGATACAACATGGCAAGCACCAGATATTGATACCAATAGCCCAGCGTTAATTTTGTTTACATCTGGCGCGACAAGTCGGGCCAAAGCCGTTGAGTCATCTAATAAAGCCGTTTGCCAAGCGCTGTATAACATCAATTACATCACCGCAATATCGGCAATGAGCTCACCCGATATAGTGCAGTCTATTCAAGCCAAAGGTTTACCACCGGTAGCCCTTACCGCGGTGCCTCTATTTCACGTCAGTGGCTTGCACGCACAACTTTTAAACGGTTTGTTGTCTTCTCGCAGGTTAGTGTTTTTGCACAAATGGGACACCGATTCTGCTATTGATGTGATCGAACAAGAACAGGTTACGGTGTTTAATGGCGCACCTGCGATGATTATGCAAATGATGCGTAATAAACGATTTGTAGAAGGCAAAGCCCATCAACAGCTGGTTGGCTTGGGTTTTGGCGGTGCGGGGATACCGAAAAAGCTGATCAATAACGTGCTTGAACGCATGAGCGATAAAATGGTGGGAATCGGCTACGGTATGACCGAAACCAATGGCGCTGGCGCCGCTGGCTCGGGTGCAATTTTTAACAGCAATCCTTCAGCATCTGGGATTATTTCACCCATTATGCAAGTGCGTATTAAACGAGACGATGGCAGTGTCGCAGTCACTGGCGAGCGCGGAGAAATTCAGTTGAAGGGGGTAACCTTGATGAACGGTTACTTAGACGCTGAACACGGTTTAACCAAGGCTGTCGATAACGATGGCTGGCTAAGTACTGGCGATATTGGTTACATCGATGAAAACGACTACATCTATGTGGTCGATCGCATAAAAGACGTTATTAATCGCGCGGGTGAAAATGTCTCGGCAGCCGAAGTCGAGTGTTGCC harbors:
- a CDS encoding class I adenylate-forming enzyme family protein is translated as MVFATLSSIQQQLTQPGAPFELAKDAQTQLTYYKNAPQTLAQMLQAARREDDDIFLVYGDDRWSFARFYDAVDRVASYLQAQHVTPGQRVAIAMRNRPEWAVFFVASVYIGAIPAPLNSFGLGDELSAAINDINADVLVCDDARLKRLQNTEQCLPSQVICLYGDMAGDISPEISRQLSRSNHANSDPDTTSVIVDANEVLHYADTTWQAPDIDTNSPALILFTSGATSRAKAVESSNKAVCQALYNINYITAISAMSSPDIVQSIQAKGLPPVALTAVPLFHVSGLHAQLLNGLLSSRRLVFLHKWDTDSAIDVIEQEQVTVFNGAPAMIMQMMRNKRFVEGKAHQQLVGLGFGGAGIPKKLINNVLERMSDKMVGIGYGMTETNGAGAAGSGAIFNSNPSASGIISPIMQVRIKRDDGSVAVTGERGEIQLKGVTLMNGYLDAEHGLTKAVDNDGWLSTGDIGYIDENDYIYVVDRIKDVINRAGENVSAAEVECCLLHHEDVIEVGVTGIPDDNLGEAVVAVVNYRQGSKLDEDSLKAFCAEHLAAFKVPCKVVFTDQKLPRNPAGKLLKSELKQHFVSTLA
- a CDS encoding MBL fold metallo-hydrolase gives rise to the protein MTVSDKQTRRQRKQRERSELKFVYPLTDREGVPNMLVPGVYMLRLPLHMGISHVNVYLLEDRDGWYIVDTGLPNQQTKQYWQQLATDFFVDKPVKAILCTHFHYDHAGLAPFLSELFSAPVSMTYGEYYTLRSLAVEDRQQRVASQVAFLQQQGLPTNDVNKIASACLNDPFVENVPNSFDRLYHGQVITIGQRQWQVMIGRGHSPEHACLVSLSDSENLLLAGDQLLPDISSNIFVADTEPRANSLALWFDSLASLATLPKDTLVLPSHGNAFLNLHARVDQLQQHHQRMLAIIIANAQNHTEFNAYQAMQWLFGPLKHAIDIMLAQSETLAHLNYLLANNKLKQVLASGSASVLLYATADNNTDQES
- a CDS encoding helix-turn-helix domain-containing protein, coding for MILAEKIIRLRKQLGWSQEELAEKMSVSRQSISKWESANSIPDLNKIIALAKIFDVSTDFLLLDENEVLQNNGTDTAPDTPLISLEQAKVYVESKLAVSSSVTKGAILCLCSAIPLLFLLAMAQGQRLNITTSTAAAFGILALLVMVSIAVSYFIKANDYKAQTAIIDEQQFDLAYGVHSVFSEKLNAFKSIYHKKLSIGVGLFIISPMALIFAAVFSQDNDILILMLIVLKLFIAAGLTLVIPVSTRLTAYQNILADIKLKHEKSERNKRIESFASFYWPLLTAIYLGWSLWTMDWGITWILWPVGSVLYIALVGLMDLLIKDSTSY
- a CDS encoding VOC family protein, translating into MQLGCFSISLAVSDLQKSKRFYQKLGFSVYAGDESHNFLIMKNGETNIGLFAGMFENNILTFNPGWDQNAQPQHPFTDIRQLCEQMQANGIEISKNDITSAQGPASFAITDPDGNVILIDQHVS
- a CDS encoding MerR family transcriptional regulator, translated to MYRISELASLVGLSRTALLYYEKLNLIKGKRLENGYRVYSDRDVQQIRLIQQLQSGGLTLAECKSCLESKLDKSVLRLRYDELDNEIKRKQKSLALLACLLGDKTSKPWHETLAEIAPDAHIDWLKVQGFDEKQALRVKWLSKDMNEHDKYMQDFMSVFETLEFWGPNSEDDTTKAFNWLNLNPMRILEVGCGKGNSTIVIAKLSNAEIVATDNEKLALEQLEDKIKSHGLDNRITTECVSMTELNFAKGAFDVIWAEASAYVMGVENALSKWKPLLKDGGLLVFSDLAWLTDKPSKESINHWKSDYPDIQTIETRKLQIAKAGYQLEHTFTVSEQAWKNYYEPLEERLHKVAAMMKNSQAIADIQNEVNLYKSHLGEFGYQFFIAKKL
- a CDS encoding RluA family pseudouridine synthase, translated to MLESADCFRPFTGDVSTYDLPTRFTFPFYYQPHPLALLAAEQLQHELQQPTHWQHNFGLSDSDDKDQASGKMFGVLVVQTPDNRLGFLAAFSGKLAEQTQIRGFVPPVFDMLSKDSFFKDDLAIINNVSSDYKTLSNNPLRQQLAELLTKQQHGFDNALNEFKQQASERKQQRKLQRKQAKQQLNEQQYQQLCVQLSQQSVIDKLKLRDLKIYWQQRISQAQENYDELENQLKQLAKTRRKLSAKLQRKLFAQYQFLNIVGQRKDLNDIFKETPFKVPPAGAGDCAAPKLLQYAFNHKLKPVVMAEFWWGESPKSEVRRHRHFYPSCYSKCQPILGHMLDGMALDDNPLLENPGKDKALDIIYQDQDIVVVNKPSGLLSVPGKTIEDSVYSRIKQRFPNATGPLIVHRLDMSTSGLMVLALNAKANKGLQRQFIARTVTKNYIADVDGIVTNDEGEITLPLTLDINDRPRQMVCFDTGKPAHTLYKVMERTANRTRLSLFPKTGRTHQLRVHCAHRLGLNMPIIGDEHYGNAADRLHLHAQYLQIKHPISHQVLSFSAEPDF